The Arachis ipaensis cultivar K30076 chromosome B07, Araip1.1, whole genome shotgun sequence genome includes a window with the following:
- the LOC107607342 gene encoding uncharacterized protein LOC107607342, giving the protein MQGEESDDEELDSLKKQPEFSEKQENEISNGNNGKEILRLINIFSFMKCRVNIRIVVKDFVLETIALFDTGADSNCIKEDLPHAFWKKKEHIVDLPYETDFKESQIPTKARPIQMNEQLLQHYQKEIKDLLDKGLIRPSKSPWSCTAFYVNKQAEIEQGTPRLVINYKPLDQALQWIRYPIPTKRICSIG; this is encoded by the exons ATGCAAGGTGAAGAGTCTGATGATGAAGAACTTGACTCTCTTAAAAAACAACCTGAGTTTTCTGAAAAACAGGAAAATGAAATTTCTAACGGCAATAATGGAAAAGAAATCTTGAGATTAATAAATATATTCTCTTTTATGAAATGTCGTGTTAATATCCGAATTGTCGTTAAAGATTTTGTTCTCGAAACCATCGCACTCTTTGACACAGGTGCAGattcaaattgtattaaagaag ATTTGCCTCATGCCTTCTGGAAAAAGAAAGAACACATTGTTGATCTTCCTTATGAAACAGATTTCAAAGAATCACAAATTCCTACAAAAGCTCGCCCCATTCAAATGAATGAGCAGCTTTTGCAGCATTAtcaaaaggaaattaaagatCTTTTGGACAAAGGATTAATTCGTCCAAGTAAAAGTCCTTGGTCTTGCACAGCTTTTTATGTCAACAAGCAAGCTGAGATAGAACAAGGAACTCCCAGGCTTGTCATCAATTACAAACCTTTAGATCAAGCTTTACAATGGATTCGTTATCCTATCCCAACAAAAAGGATTTGCTCAATAGGCTAA